Genomic DNA from Candidatus Hydrogenedens sp.:
TATTTCTCTGACCCGTATGTAAGCCAGTTAGAAGTTGAGGAGAAAATATTGCAATCATACCCGATAAAAGAGGGCTTGTCTTTATTTGACCTTGTGGTTATAATTACGGACCACTCTGTTTATGACTATGAAGAAATTGTCAAACAGTCTCAATTCGTTTTAGATACACGAAACGCTACAAAGAATGTGGCTCCCTCCTTAAAACAAAAGGTTATAAAGCTATAGACTTACCGATAATATAATTTTATATGTCCAATGCAGGATGTCTGTATGGAATTATTTTTTTGAAAGATGTTTCGAGTAGAAAAAGTTAATCCTGAGAGGTATCAATATAGGGAGTTGGGAGGAGTGTCATGTAATCGTTTAAAAATCCGCGGTCCATAAAACACTCGATAATTGTCTTTCCTAACGGATGTAAATCCGGGGTGATGTATTTCTTTAACTCGTTACGGAAAAAGTTATAAAGGATTTCAGCACCTTCATCATAGGCTTCTTCATCCACTTCTGGTTGATAATAAGTCTCAAATAAGAAGTTAGGCAAAATCTCCCCTTCAATTCTAACTGTTTTTAAGGTATGTCCCAATAACGGACATCGCGAATTAACCAATTGAGTGGGCTTAAAACGAGCAATTCCTCTCCGTGCGAGGTATTCTCGGGCTAACCATTGGGGTGCAAAACCAACTTTCCAGGCACCTATATGCTGGTTAGGGCAGAGGATATGATATACCCGCGGACTGGCTAAAATTTGGTCGAGTAATAGGTTTGCATGATGTACATACTTTCCAGTAGCAAAGGGCCAATAAGAGCCAACTCCTTCGGAGGTCATCCCTTCGGTATGGACGATAGAAGGGTTATCATGTCCTCGTGGAGCCACCAAACGCCATAGCCAACCTAATGCCGATGGTAAAAGGTGGAACATACCAATAATACCATAAGAAGGTTTCTCTTTGGTGCATGGAGGTGTTCGTACACCAAAACTGCGAATATCCACAGAAACGGGCTTGTTGATAACATTGGGCATAATACGGCGAGGGACAATTACGCGTGGATTGGGACAGGGTATGCCTGGTTCGTCTTCTGTGTGTTCCCATATCATAGCACGAGAATTGGGAACCGCATTAATATTCAGGAATAACAAAGGTTCTGGTGGTTGTGCTGTAAGTGCCTCAAAGGTAAGGTCCATCCCATACCTACCTATATGATTTACACGAATAAACCAACCTTTTTCCGCATCGGTTACAGTGATTTTTCCATCTCCACGCTGGAAGGAAGGATGACAAAGAGCCATATCATCACTTACAGGTCTCAAAGCACAAGCACGGGGTAATTCTAATAAAATTTGCTCATTAGTTTGGATATTTGTCCCTACCAAAATACGACCATCTTCCTCACGATGTATGGATTCGAGCATCTCACTTTTTCCACCACCACTGGCGCCTTCATGTAAAATGGTTACCACATTGTCATAAGGGGTAATTACCTGAACTGTGGAACTATGCGTTGTTATCCAACCTTCCTGCTCCCCTAAATGTAGCAGGTATCCATAAACCCCTTTCTTAGCACTGGGACCCGGATATAAATTGTAGGAAAAGATTTCGTAATATTCTTTTCCTCGGTGATGGACAACAACCTGTTTTTTGTTAAAATGCGTATGACGAAAAACAGGGGCAATATACATAATCAGTTTCGGGTCAAATTTAGTAGTCAACACATCCCACGAGACAATTCCTTGAAGCAGTGCTAAACCTAAAGCAAAGAAACCCGCATTAGCAGGAGCAATTGCGAAAGCCTGTTTCCCTAAAAAATCACCCCCTGCCATAAAACCAAACATAATTAATTCCTGAGTTTGGAGCCAGGCAAAGGTTTCCTCTGCAAGTTTTTCAAAAGGATAGCCAAACACATCCTCAAAATAGGGTTTATCTGTGGGCTCTTTGTCTCCAATGAATGTGCAATCAGGGTCCCTTCTTCTCATATAGGGTTCTGTATAATTTACACAAACACCGTTCCTAACGCGATTAACGGTGGCTTCGTGATAATTACCTATTCCTGGAATATCATATTCAACTTTGAACTGGGCATCCGGTGCGGAAGAACCACAGGCTATTTCAATTAATTCATTAATAGATGTAGCAACAGAAACTTTCTTTGATTTTGACAAAATATTCTTTATTTGTTCTGGCATTTTTACATTTTTCCAGTTTCTTTCTATCTTTCGCATAGAAGAATCCCTTTTGTTGCTTTTCCATTACATGAATTAAAAATTAAATAAAGTAGTATATCAAAAATAATTAAA
This window encodes:
- a CDS encoding DUF4914 family protein; amino-acid sequence: MRKIERNWKNVKMPEQIKNILSKSKKVSVATSINELIEIACGSSAPDAQFKVEYDIPGIGNYHEATVNRVRNGVCVNYTEPYMRRRDPDCTFIGDKEPTDKPYFEDVFGYPFEKLAEETFAWLQTQELIMFGFMAGGDFLGKQAFAIAPANAGFFALGLALLQGIVSWDVLTTKFDPKLIMYIAPVFRHTHFNKKQVVVHHRGKEYYEIFSYNLYPGPSAKKGVYGYLLHLGEQEGWITTHSSTVQVITPYDNVVTILHEGASGGGKSEMLESIHREEDGRILVGTNIQTNEQILLELPRACALRPVSDDMALCHPSFQRGDGKITVTDAEKGWFIRVNHIGRYGMDLTFEALTAQPPEPLLFLNINAVPNSRAMIWEHTEDEPGIPCPNPRVIVPRRIMPNVINKPVSVDIRSFGVRTPPCTKEKPSYGIIGMFHLLPSALGWLWRLVAPRGHDNPSIVHTEGMTSEGVGSYWPFATGKYVHHANLLLDQILASPRVYHILCPNQHIGAWKVGFAPQWLAREYLARRGIARFKPTQLVNSRCPLLGHTLKTVRIEGEILPNFLFETYYQPEVDEEAYDEGAEILYNFFRNELKKYITPDLHPLGKTIIECFMDRGFLNDYMTLLPTPYIDTSQD